Part of the Henckelia pumila isolate YLH828 chromosome 2, ASM3356847v2, whole genome shotgun sequence genome is shown below.
TGGGATGTCGAAGTAGGAGACAATGTACAAAGCCTAGTCTCCAGGAATGATGGCCCTGTTTCATTCATGCAAATGGTACCCAAACCAGTGGCATCAAAGCAATCTATGGATAAGTTTGCGGAAAGCCGCCCACTGCTGATTGTTTGTGCCGATGGATCCTTTTCTGGTGGTAACAGTGTTCAGGAGGGATCAGTTACTCATTTTAATGGGTCCGTCCATGGGCAGCTTAATGATAGTTCTGTGCCAACTGTAGTTTGGTTTTATTCCTTGAGATCTCAATCATATGTGCATCTATTAAGGTTTAGATCGATTGTTCATTTAGTGCGATGCAGCTCTCGAGTGGTTGCCGTTTTACAGTGGAGTCAGGTATGTTGTCCTATATCTATATTGTTGAGGGCATGGTTTATTCAGCTGCAAGTTTTTTTGGACCATAATTCACTTATATTGCAGATACATTGCTTTGACGCTGCTACCTTAGAGAGAGAGTATACGATCCTTACAAATCCGGTTATTATTGGGAATTATGGAGTTGGAAATATAGGCTTGGGGCCCCTTGCAGTGGGTCCTCGGTGGATGGCTTATAGTGGGAGTCAAGTTGCTATTTCAGAAACTGGTCGCGTGAGTCCGCAAAAACTTGCTCCCTCAGCTACTTTCCCTAATTCTTCTTCAAATGGAAGCCTCGTTGCACATTATGCAAAAGAGTCGAGCAAGCAGCTTGCTACTGGTTTTTTTACTTTGGGGGACATGGGTTATAAGAAGCTTTCAAGATACTATTCTGAACTGTTATCTGAAGGCAACAATGGCCAATCAGGGGCTTCTAGATTGAAGTTACAAGGTGTTGCAAATGGACAAATGCCAGATGCCGACAACATTGGCATGGTATGCTGTATTTCATCAGACGCGCAGTGAACCGTTTTGCGAATTGTTGACCCAATATATCTATGTTTTATTATACTGGAAATTTATTCCTTGATAAAACTTTAATGGGATAATGGTATTTTTTGTCTTATAATTCATatcatttaatcttgtaaagcTTGGAATTGATTTGTTCTATGAGTTTTTACTGTCTTGAATGGTTTGAGGATCTTTGTGTCCTCTTGTCTGTTTTTTACATCTATACACTTTTAGTTTAATAATGTTTGTCGGATCTCATTTTGTCACTATGTTAATCAGGTGATTGTCAGAGATATAGTCAGCAAAACTGTGATAGCGCAGTTTAGGGCTCATAAGAGTCCTATTTTATCACTGTGCTTTGATCCCAGTGGCACTCTTTTAGTGACAGCTTCAGTTCAGGGGCACAACATAAATGTGTTTCGGATACTGCCTGGACTGTCTGGAGGTTCATCAAGATGTGCACATGAATCATCTTATGTCCATCTTTACATACTGCAGCGTGGTTTTACCAATGCTGTAAGGTTTCattgttttttgttttctacATGAGTACATTGTCCGTGAGAAATTAGTTATAAGATTACAACTTTCTTCCGTCCATTATTGATTTAGATCTGTTGTTTGTTTGTGTATTTCAGGTTATACAAGACATAAGTTTTAGTATGGATAGCCAATGGATTATGATCAGTTCGTCAAGAGGGACGAGCCACCTTTTTTCTATATCACCTTCAGGAAATTGTGATGTACCTTCTGATGCTTGTCTTAGTGCCAGAAATACTGCATCCATCCCGATGGCAATGCCTGCAGTTCATGAATCGCAAAATTCAGGATTGCAGGTGCTAACTCCGCAGAGCTTATGTGTGTCTGGATCTCCGGTTACACTTTCCGCTGTTAGCCGGATACGGAATGGAAATAATGGTTGGAGAAGCACTGTTAGTGGTGCCGCTGCCGCTGCAACTGGATGGGTGAGCTCTCTCTCACGAACAATTGCATCAGCCTTCCACAACTGCAAAGGCATTAATACATGTATAGATGCGAGTTCAATGAAGAAGTGTTATTATCTGCTTGTTTTCTCTCCTTCTGGTTCCATGATACAATATGCACTTCAACTTTCTCCTGCTTTTAGTGGTATgacgactttacttggatcaaatGTCACTTGTGAATCTGATCTTGACGGTGATACAAAATTAGTTGTTGATGCAATCCAAAAGTGGAATATTTGTCAAAAGCAGAATTGGAAGGACCGAGAAGATAATTTTGACTTATATGGTGAAAATGGAAATTCAAGTAGCAGTAAAGTATACCCAGAAAGAATGAGACAAGAAAACAGTATACTTTCTAATGTCACAGGTAGGTTTGCCACTGAAGAAAGGAATCCACACCATATGTATATATCTGAAGCCGAGCTCCAGATGCATCAGAGCCAAAATTCATTGTGGGGAAGATCTGAGGTATTTAATTATCTATTGGAGTTCGAGAATTCTTGTGACTGCATTTCTGAAAAATCATTTGGTgacttatttgcttttattatACTTCCTTGTACAGATAAATTTTCAGTCAATCCTGGCTAATGGCTATAACGTGGACGAAGAAAGTACTTGCGGTGGAGAAATGGAGCTTGAAAAATTTCCCACTCGTGTTATTGAAGCAAGGTCAAAAAACTTGGTTCCTATTTTCGATTATCTTCAAGCTCCCAAAATTCGACATGGGAGGTATGTTGAGATGTTTGTCAAACATTTTCTGGGTGAGAATATATTATAGTGGTCACTAGTATTTGGACATGTGTTCTTTTTGTCATGTGAATTTAGTTGATTCCATTACCACTTGGGGAACTTGTTTGTGGTTGGAAGTGTATTTTGTTACAATTtgattcttttttttcttttagcaTGTCCACTTTGTTTTTTGTGTAAATCATTTTGTTGCTTCTTTActgtaatttatattttttatgaataGTGTTAGATTGATCTTACAATTAATGTTTCTAATCATCCAAGATTCCTCTGATGAATAGTGGCAACAATGGACAATTGCACTATCAGGGACTTGAGGCCTCCGAGGATGGAAAACTTTCCTGCAACCAGGGTTCTTGTTCTCTTGAATCCATTCCCAATGGCCAGCATTTTATGAATCAATCGAACAATGGCACTGATGAAGCAGGGCCCTTTGGTCCTCACTTGTTCACTGATACAAGCATGGGCTTTGTAAATACTAACAGCAGCCCAATAGCAAAGACTGAGCTTGATACTGTAAATATTAAAGAGAAATTTGTAAAGTCAAGTCGAGAGCATGATGAGTTTGACTAAAGGTAATTCCTCTAGGGTTCCTGATTCAAACATCTCCATGATGATTCTCTTGATTTCTTAGTGATTTTGATTGTACACAGTTTTAATTTGATAAAATCTGAAcactattttgcatgcattttgtgGAAGTAAGTAAAAACGATATTCTTATGCTGGTACTGCTTATGGTGGACACACTTCTAGTCGCTTAGATATGTTGTGTATTTATGCATATTCACTCTTAAAAAAACCACTATTGAGTTTGTTACTTATTGGATTGGCAGAAAGGTTGTTGGCAATGGAATTGTTTCATTAGTTAATAACCTACTATACCTCCCTGCTGATTCTTGGTTATAAAATGTGGGTAAAAGACGAATTAATCAAACTTTCATTACCTTAATATTACTTGTTCTTATGTTTAGCACCCTGTGCCATGGCCAACTTTAGAAAATCGGTGCCTTTGGAGAAGGGAGTAGACTGAATAGGAACCTTTCCTCCAAGGGGAAGAAATCTTACTATAAAGGATATCCTTCGTCAGTGGGGAGGAAATGTAAATTTACTGAAATCATGTTCTCGGGTTTTTCATCAGTCACTTATAATTACTAGACATGCACACCCAAATTTTTTGTCGATATCTTCTTTTTCCATGTTCAATGGAGTAATGCCCAGTCTTTTATGTCTTCACAGGTTGAACATATTATTTTATTCTCTTGGAGGGTCGGTCGTTCTTTGGAAGAATTTATAGAGAAAGATGTGAGTGAAACTTTAAGGTTTTGAACTATGATTTGATAGTGTCCATTAGTTTAGTGTGCATTAGTTTGTTTGTTGGTTCTTTTCTCTGAAATTCTGTAAATAAGatacatgaatatatatatatatatatatatatatatatatatatatatatatataagattcacttaaacaaatatatttatttaaataatatgagCATCTTACACTAATTATCTCTATTTCTGATGTTGCATTGAGACCTTTCTTTGACTGAATGGAAATTTGCGTGATAGATATTGGAAATTTGCGAATGGATGCCGAAAACTATCTGCATACTCTATTTATTTTTGTAACATTTATTTTGGGTAAATTCATAGTGCTTTCTTAATTCAATTAATCAGGTTGGGATGTAAGATTTAGGTTTGGACTTatacttgaatttttttttataaaagtattttttaaaaaaattgtaaaaggTTTTAAAACTTGtgtaaaaaataaagaataatgCTAGAGGTACAAGCAATATATCGTACAACGATATTCACAACAATTATGTCGTGATATTTTGCtattatctcgtgagattttgatatgatatcgtgagattttgcatttaatgtatcgtgagatttgataaattaaaattttgtattgaattttttgtggtgtaaaaattgttgtataaatttggttgtacatgtagcattgctcATAAATAAATGAGTTTGAACCAATGTTTTTACAGTTAAAAATGTGTTTTGACCACGATTTTAGAGAAATGATTTTTTAGttataaataattaagaaaGTAGAcaattattttgtaaaaaaactgTTAATTGCGAATTTTTTTAACCTATTTTTTTGTTCCTCTGTTTTGCGATTGagagatttatttatttatttatttttcatttttatttgatattgattcatttttatttttcattttttcataGAATgcacaattaaatatttgaaatcCAGAACATACAAATTCTAATTTAAACATTTTAAAGTGTTGAAagcaaaaaaattcaaagtttctcttttcctttttttcctCCTTTAATGTAGaatcaaattataaaatttaaaatataaaaaattttcgtAATAAAATCTAAAACATAGAAATTTACGTTTCGATTCCATCTTCAAGAACGCTCTATACATCCACTGTTCCGGCTTCAAACTACATCGGATATTTGTATTGATGCGGCAGTTGAACGTCTCTGAAACATTTTGATGACTTGAAAGGTATCGTCTAGATAATATTTTGCGTTGCTGAATTTCTGGCCAATGGTGCAGACAATACTCGGTTGGCGTTTTGTAACCGAGCTTTTTATAGTCTCAAATGCATCCTCATTGGATCTGTCATCGCCTATACACACAACAAACTCCGTGGATTGCTCTTTGATGTGcattgtttctattgcattatgtTGAGATGCCATAAAGAAACAAATTTTCTGTATTTGAAGGAATGAATTCACGTTTATTAAACAAACTTGGCTTTATATATAGCTAGCCTTACAACAGAAAGCAAAAGGAATGTTAAACATGTGCCAACTCATCCTATAAAGTAGGGATTTATTAACAGAAACATGGAATAAGTAAACATGACTAAGTCAGCACCTAAAATAAACAGAAATTATCATTTCTATCCCTCCCCTAAACTAACTGAGTTTAGTTCTGTTGCCTTGCAGATCCCCATATGACTTCTCAGCTTTTGGAAGGCATCCAACTTTAACGAATTTGTCATTACATCTACGATCTGATCCTCTGTTCCACAGTGTAACAACTCAATGGTTCCATTATTGGCAAGCTCTCTCAAGAAATGAAAATGTAcatcaatgtgtttggttcttccatgcatcacatgattctttgaaaatttaattgtggAGCTGTTGTCGCACATGACTATGGTACGTTTCTTCTGAGCATGTCCAAGTTGTTCCAAAACTCTTCTCATACATATTACTTGACTTCCACACTATGTTGTTGCCACAAACTCTACCTCCGTGGGTGACAATGTAACAATTGGTTGTTTCTTGGAAAGCCAACATACTGCTCCAGAACTTAAAAGGAAAACATAGCCAGAATTTCTTCTCCGATCATCCAAGTCACCGGCATAATCACTATCTATGTAGGCAATCAAGTCCTTTGAGCTTCCTTTCTTGTACATGATTCCATAATCGAAGGTACCCTTCAAGTACCTTAATATCCTTCTGGTAGCTAGCTTGTAAATGAATTTGTGTAGGCTTGGCCATGTACCTACTGACCAGGCTTACACTATCAATTATGTCTGGTCGAGTTGCCATACGATACATGAGACTCCCTACCATTTGCTTGTAGTACAATTCATCTATTGCAATTCCAGATTCATCCTTAACTTAACTTATATCTCGGAGCAATTGGGCTATCGACTGCATATATGACTATCCAACATTCCAAATCATTCCAACCTCTACTGTGTATTTTATTTGACAAATGAAAATACCATCGGGCTGTTGTGATACCTCAATTCCAAGAAAGAACTTCATTTTTTCCTAAATCAGACATCTCAAAGACTTGGATCATTGAATACTTAAAATTGTTCATCATCTCCTCATCATCTCTTGTAAATATTAAATCATCACCGTAAATACTCACAATAATTATTTTACCTTTCTTGTTCCATTTTGTCAAAAGGGTTTGCTCATTTGGATATTTTTTGAAACCTTCATCTACAAAGTAATTTCGATACAGTTGAACCAAGCTCGTGGAGCTTACTTCAATCAGTATATTGCTTTGTGTAATTTGTACACTTTCTCCTCATTTCCTTTGACATCATAACCTCTTGGCCGCTCGGCGTATACATCTTCATTTAGATTACAATGTGGGAATGCAGATTTTACATCTAACTGGAAGATTGTCCACTTTCTTTGAGCCGCAAGGGCGATCACCATCCTCACTGTGACACCCAAAGCCAAATGTCCTAGAGTGGTACATGGTtcgcaatatgggtggttaatactTGGAAGATAGAACGGGTGACATGAATAAACCGATTAATACTTGGAAGATAGAATGGGTGGCATGAATAAACCGATCTCacaccggaatgagaggtacaaaagatttgatatgtactaCTTATATcacgaaggtgcatcttcttttcgggagctcatcatataagaaaTCCTTAGTTAAacatgcttgacttggggcaattataggatgagtGACCCCAGTATTAGTGAGGATATAAGCACGCTGGAAAGACTCATCTTAATACAGTGATGACAATCGTCAAATCAATGGCATTACactcactgttttatttcttgCCACTGGA
Proteins encoded:
- the LOC140879615 gene encoding autophagy-related protein 18f-like isoform X2 gives rise to the protein MRNDIQRSGGDVGAVVPRQGKGNNGIIPNSFKYISSYLRIVSSGASTVASTVMSAASAVAERDIETNTEQVSWAGFDKIELERGVTRKVLLLGYNYGFQVWDVEVGDNVQSLVSRNDGPVSFMQMVPKPVASKQSMDKFAESRPLLIVCADGSFSGGNSVQEGSVTHFNGSVHGQLNDSSVPTVVWFYSLRSQSYVHLLRFRSIVHLVRCSSRVVAVLQWSQIHCFDAATLEREYTILTNPVIIGNYGVGNIGLGPLAVGPRWMAYSGSQVAISETGRVSPQKLAPSATFPNSSSNGSLVAHYAKESSKQLATGFFTLGDMGYKKLSRYYSELLSEGNNGQSGASRLKLQGVANGQMPDADNIGMVIVRDIVSKTVIAQFRAHKSPILSLCFDPSGTLLVTASVQGHNINVFRILPGLSGGSSRCAHESSYVHLYILQRGFTNAVIQDISFSMDSQWIMISSSRGTSHLFSISPSGNCDVPSDACLSARNTASIPMAMPAVHESQNSGLQVLTPQSLCVSGSPVTLSAVSRIRNGNNGWRSTVSGAAAAATGWVSSLSRTIASAFHNCKGINTCIDASSMKKCYYLLVFSPSGSMIQYALQLSPAFSGMTTLLGSNVTCESDLDGDTKLVVDAIQKWNICQKQNWKDREDNFDLYGENGNSSSSKVYPERMRQENSILSNVTGRFATEERNPHHMYISEAELQMHQSQNSLWGRSEINFQSILANGYNVDEESTCGGEMELEKFPTRVIEARSKNLVPIFDYLQAPKIRHGRFL
- the LOC140879615 gene encoding autophagy-related protein 18f-like isoform X1, which encodes MRNDIQRSGGDVGAVVPRQGKGNNGIIPNSFKYISSYLRIVSSGASTVASTVMSAASAVAERDIETNTEQVSWAGFDKIELERGVTRKVLLLGYNYGFQVWDVEVGDNVQSLVSRNDGPVSFMQMVPKPVASKQSMDKFAESRPLLIVCADGSFSGGNSVQEGSVTHFNGSVHGQLNDSSVPTVVWFYSLRSQSYVHLLRFRSIVHLVRCSSRVVAVLQWSQIHCFDAATLEREYTILTNPVIIGNYGVGNIGLGPLAVGPRWMAYSGSQVAISETGRVSPQKLAPSATFPNSSSNGSLVAHYAKESSKQLATGFFTLGDMGYKKLSRYYSELLSEGNNGQSGASRLKLQGVANGQMPDADNIGMVIVRDIVSKTVIAQFRAHKSPILSLCFDPSGTLLVTASVQGHNINVFRILPGLSGGSSRCAHESSYVHLYILQRGFTNAVIQDISFSMDSQWIMISSSRGTSHLFSISPSGNCDVPSDACLSARNTASIPMAMPAVHESQNSGLQVLTPQSLCVSGSPVTLSAVSRIRNGNNGWRSTVSGAAAAATGWVSSLSRTIASAFHNCKGINTCIDASSMKKCYYLLVFSPSGSMIQYALQLSPAFSGMTTLLGSNVTCESDLDGDTKLVVDAIQKWNICQKQNWKDREDNFDLYGENGNSSSSKVYPERMRQENSILSNVTGRFATEERNPHHMYISEAELQMHQSQNSLWGRSEINFQSILANGYNVDEESTCGGEMELEKFPTRVIEARSKNLVPIFDYLQAPKIRHGSGNNGQLHYQGLEASEDGKLSCNQGSCSLESIPNGQHFMNQSNNGTDEAGPFGPHLFTDTSMGFVNTNSSPIAKTELDTVNIKEKFVKSSREHDEFD